The following are encoded in a window of Peromyscus maniculatus bairdii isolate BWxNUB_F1_BW_parent chromosome X, HU_Pman_BW_mat_3.1, whole genome shotgun sequence genomic DNA:
- the Uba1 gene encoding ubiquitin-like modifier-activating enzyme 1 — MSSSPLSKKRRVSGPDPKPGSNCSPAQSVLSEVPSVPTNGMAKNGSEADIDEGLYSRQLYVLGHEAMKRLQTSSVLVSGLRGLGVEIAKNIILGGVKAVTLHDQGTTQWADLSSQFYLREEDIGKNRAEVSQPRLAELNSYVPVTAYTGPLVEDFLSGFQVVVLTNSPLEDQLRVGEFCHSHGIKLVVADTRGLFGQLFCDFGEEMVLTDSNGEQPLSAMVSMVTKDNPGVVTCLDEARHGFESGDFVSFSEVQGMIQLNGCQPIEIKVLGPYTFSICDTSNFSDYIRGGIVSQVKVPKKISFKSLPASLAEPDFVMTDFAKYSRPAQLHIGFQALHQFCAQHNRPPRPRNEEDATELVALAQAVNARSPPAVQQDNLDEDLIRKLAYVAAGDLAPINAFIGGLAAQEVMKACSGKFMPIMQWLYFDALECLPEDKEALTEDKCLPRQNRYDGQVAVFGSDLQEKLGKQKYFLVGAGAIGCELLKNFAMIGLGCGEGGEVIVTDMDTIEKSNLNRQFLFRPWDVTKLKSDTAAAAVRQMNPYIQVTSHQNRVGADTERIYDDDFFQNLDGVANALDNVDARMYMDRRCVYYRKPLLESGTLGTKGNVQVVIPFLTESYSSSQDPPEKSIPICTLKNFPNAIEHTLQWARDEFEGLFKQPAENVNQYLTDPKFVERTLRLAGTQPLEVLEAVQRSLVLQRPQTWGDCVAWACHHWHTQYCNNIRQLLHNFPPDQLTSSGAPFWSGPKRCPHPLTFDVNNTLHLDYVMAAANLFAQTYGLTGSQDRAAVASLLQSVQVPEFTPKSGVKIHVSDQELQSANASVDDSRLEELKATLPSPDKLPGFKMYPIDFEKDDDSNFHMDFIVAASNLRAENYDISPADRHKSKLIAGKIIPAIATTTAAVVGLVCLELYKVVQGHQQLDSYKNGFLNLALPFFGFSEPLAAPRHQYYNQEWTLWDRFEVQGLQPNGEEMTLKQFLDYFKTEHKLEITMLSQGVSMLYSFFMPAAKLKERLDQPMTEIVSRVSKRKLGRHVRALVLELCCNDESGEDVEVPYVRYTIR; from the exons atgtcCAGCTCGCCGCTGTCCAAGAAACGTCGCGTGTCCGGGCCTGATCCAAAGCCGGGTTCTAACTGCTCCCCTGCCCAGTCTGTGCTGTCCGAAGTGCCCTCAGTGCCAACCAAC GGAATGGCGAAGAACGGCAGTGAAGCAGACATAGACGAGGGCCTTTACTCCCGGCAGCT GTACGTTTTGGGCCATGAGGCGATGAAGAGGCTCCAGACATCCAGCGTCCTTGTCTCAGGCTTGCGGGGCTTAGGTGTGGAAATCGCTAAGAACATCATCCTTGGTGGGGTCAAGGCTGTCACCCTACATGACCAAGGCACTACCCAATGGGCTGATCTCTCCTCCCAG TTTTACCTTCGAGAGGAGGACATCGGTAAAAATCGGGCTGAGGTATCTCAGCCCCGACTTGCTGAACTCAACAGCTATGTGCCTGTCACTGCCTACACTGGGCCTCTTGTTGAGGACTTCCTTAGTGGCTTCCAG GTGGTGGTCCTTACCAACAGCCCCCTGGAAGACCAGCTGCGAGTGGGTGAGTTCTGTCATAGCCATGGCATCAAGCTAGTGGTGGCAGATACACGAGGCTTATTTGG GCAACTTTTCTGTGACTTTGGAGAAGAAATGGTTCTCACAGATTCCAATGGGGAGCAGCCACTCAGTGCTATGGTTTCAATGGTCACCAAG GACAATCCCGGTGTGGTTACCTGCCTTGACGAGGCCCGACATGGATTTGAGAGTGGTGACTTTGTCTCATTCTCAGAAGTACAGGGCATGATCCAACTCAATGGATGTCAGCCCATAGAAATCAAAGTGCTGG GTCCTTATACCTTTAGTATCTGTGACACCTCCAACTTCTCTGACTACATCCGTGGAGGCATCGTCAGTCAGGTCAAAGTACCTAAAAAGATTAGCTTT AAATCCTTGCCAGCATCACTGGCAGAGCCTGACTTTGTGATGACTGACTTTGCAAAGTATTCTCGCCCTGCCCAACTGCACATTGGCTTCCAAGCTCTGCACCAGTTCTGTGCTCAGCACAACCGACCACCTCGACCACGAAATGAG GAAGATGCAACAGAACTGGTGGCCCTAGCTCAGGCTGTGAATGCTCGGTCCCCACCTGCAGTGCAGCAGGACAACTTGGATGAAGACCTTATACGGAAGCTAGCTTATGTTGCTGCTGGGGACCTGGCACCCATAAATGCTTTCATTGGGGGCCTTGCTGCCCAGGAAGTCATGAAG GCCTGCTCTGGGAAGTTTATGCCCATCATGCAGTGGTTGTACTTTGATGCTCTTGAATGTCTGCCAGAGGACAAAGAGGCTCTTACAGAGGATAAGTGCCTCCCA CGTCAGAACCGTTATGATGGGCAGGTAGCTGTATTTGGCTCAGACCTTCAAGAGAAGCTGGGCAAGCAAAAGTACTTCCTG GTGGGCGCAGGGGCCATTGGCTGTGAATTGCTGAAGAACTTTGCCATGATTGGGCTAGGCTGTGGAGAGGGTGGAGAGGTCATTGTCACAGACATGGACACCATTGAGAAATCAAATCTGAACCGACAGTTTCTTTTCCGACCCTGGGACGTCACG AAGTTAAAGTCTGACACAGCCGCTGCAGCTGTGCGCCAGATGAATCCTTACATCCAGGTGACAAGCCACCAGAACCGTGTAGGAGCTGACACGGAGCGCATCTATGATGATGATTTTTTCCAAAACTTGGATGGTGTGGCCAATGCCCTGGACAATGTAGATGCCC GCATGTACATGGATCGCCGCTGTGTGTACTATCGAAAGCCACTGCTGGAGTCTGGCACGCTGGGCACGAAGGGCAACGTACAGGTGGTGATCCCCTTCCTGACAGAATCATACAGCTCTAGCCAGGATCCACCAGAGAAATCCATCCCCATCTGCACCCTGAAAAACTTTCCCAATGCCATTGAACACACTCTGCAG TGGGCCCGGGATGAATTTGAAGGCCTTTTTAAGCAGCCAGCAGAAAATGTTAATCAGTACCTCAC AGACCCCAAGTTTGTGGAACGGACCTTGCGGCTGGCGGGTACCCAGCCATTGGAGGTGCTGGAGGCTGTGCAGCGCAGCCTGGTGCTGCAGCGACCACAGACTTGGGGGGACTGCGTGGCCTGGGCCTGCCACCACTGGCACACCCAGTACTGTAACAACATCCGACAACTGCTGCACAACTTTCCTCCAGACCAG ctCACCAGCTCAGGGGCCCCATTCTGGTCTGGACCCAAACGTTGTCCACATCCACTTACTTTTGATGTTAACAAT ACACTGCATCTGGATTATGTGATGGCTGCTGCCAACCTTTTTGCCCAGACCTATGGGTTGACTGGCTCTCAAGACCGAGCTGCCGTGGCCTCACTCCTGCAGTCAGTACAAGTTCCAGAGTTCACCCCCAAGTCTGGTGTCAAGATCCATGTTTCTGACCAGGAGTTGCAGAGTGCCAATGCCTCTGTTG ATGACAGCCGTCTTGAGGAGCTCAAAGCCACATTGCCCAGCCCAGACAAGTTACCGGGATTTAAGATGTACCCCATTGATTTTGAGAAG GATGATGACAGCAACTTCCACATGGATTTCATTGTGGCTGCATCCAATCTTCGGGCTGAAAACTATGATATTTCCCCCGCAGACCGGCACAAG AGCAAGCTGATAGCAGGGAAGATCATCCCAGCCATCGCCACCACCACAGCAGCTGTTGTTGGCCTTGTGTGTCTGGAGCTGTACAAGGTGGTGCAGGGGCACCAACAGCTTGACTCCTACAAAAATGGTTTCCTGAACTTGGCCCTgcccttctttgggttttctgAACCTCTTGCTGCACCTCGTCACCAG TACTATAATCAAGAATGGACATTGTGGGATCGCTTTGAAGTACAGGGGCTGCAGCCTAATGGTGAGGAGATGACCCTCAAACAGTTCCTTGATTACTTTAAG ACAGAGCACAAATTAGAGATCACCATGCTGTCCCAGGGTGTGTCCATGCTCTATTCTTTCTTCATGCCAGCTGCTAAGCTCAAGGAACGGTTGGATCAGCC GATGACAGAGATTGTGAGCCGTGTGTCAAAGAGAAAGCTGGGCCGCCATGTGCGGGCACTGGTGCTTGAGTTGTGCTGCAACGACGAAAGTGGCGAGGACGTCGAGGTCCCCTATGTACGATATACTATTCGTTGA